A portion of the Natronococcus sp. AD-5 genome contains these proteins:
- the coxB gene encoding cytochrome c oxidase subunit II, with protein MIPLQAQTRVDIFEQIFLVFLGLGTLVGVVVIAYTLYNAYKYRDTGDETSDEARPTLGELPTGGEGGKKLFLSFGLSAIIVISLIIWTYGMLLYVEDPSNEIPDEDSIEVQVTGEGFAWFYEYENGAESTATMTVPENTAVHIDVTGGDVWHTFGVPDLRVKADAIPGEHDRTWFMTGEAGDTHEVKCFELCGDGHTQMTGQIEVVSQEEYEQFLEDEAPDDGGSGDENSSNETDDGNGDDEENGGNETDDTEEAGNETESGGDD; from the coding sequence ATGATTCCCCTGCAGGCACAAACGCGCGTCGACATCTTCGAGCAAATTTTCCTGGTCTTTCTCGGACTCGGGACGCTCGTTGGCGTCGTCGTAATCGCGTATACCCTGTACAACGCGTACAAGTATCGCGATACCGGCGACGAGACGTCGGACGAGGCGCGGCCTACCCTCGGGGAGTTACCGACAGGAGGAGAGGGCGGCAAGAAACTGTTCCTATCGTTCGGTCTGAGCGCCATCATCGTCATCTCGCTCATTATCTGGACGTACGGAATGCTGCTGTACGTCGAGGATCCGAGCAACGAGATCCCGGACGAAGACTCCATCGAGGTCCAAGTCACGGGCGAAGGCTTCGCCTGGTTCTACGAGTACGAGAACGGAGCCGAGTCGACCGCGACGATGACCGTTCCCGAGAACACGGCAGTCCATATCGACGTGACCGGTGGCGACGTCTGGCACACGTTCGGCGTGCCAGACTTACGCGTGAAGGCGGACGCCATCCCCGGTGAGCACGACCGGACGTGGTTCATGACGGGCGAGGCCGGCGACACCCACGAGGTCAAGTGCTTCGAACTCTGTGGCGACGGTCACACGCAGATGACCGGTCAGATCGAAGTCGTGAGTCAAGAGGAGTACGAACAATTCCTCGAAGACGAGGCGCCGGACGACGGTGGGAGCGGTGACGAAAACAGCAGTAATGAAACAGACGACGGAAACGGTGACGACGAAGAAAACGGCGGTAATGAAACGGACGACACCGAGGAAGCCGGTAACGAGACCGAGAGCGGAGGTGACGACTGA
- a CDS encoding Lrp/AsnC family transcriptional regulator, translating into MSIRLDEVYKRIIHALMGDARNTSAPMIAEEVGVSPATIRNRINQLEDAGIIRGYHANVDFGAADDRLTTLYVGTAPVGERARLAQQARTIAGVVNVREFMAGRENLHVLAVGSDVEGVNDVARELTSLGIDIDDEKLVRTEQFQPYHPFGPAETHQQFSDYVSLAGGNEVVQLTVEDSAPIADMTLERAGTKGLLEDGLLVVSIEREDSVLTPTGDSEIRAGDLLTVLSRDGITDRTLEVFEAEGG; encoded by the coding sequence ATGAGTATCCGCCTTGACGAAGTGTACAAACGTATCATCCACGCGTTGATGGGCGACGCCCGAAATACCTCGGCGCCGATGATCGCCGAGGAAGTGGGCGTCTCCCCCGCGACGATTCGAAACCGGATCAACCAGCTCGAGGACGCCGGGATCATCAGGGGCTATCACGCGAACGTCGACTTCGGTGCGGCCGACGACAGGCTCACGACGCTGTACGTGGGGACGGCGCCGGTCGGAGAACGTGCACGGCTCGCCCAGCAGGCGCGAACGATCGCCGGCGTCGTCAACGTTCGAGAGTTCATGGCCGGGCGGGAAAACCTCCACGTCCTCGCCGTCGGAAGCGACGTCGAAGGGGTGAACGACGTGGCGCGGGAGCTGACGTCGCTCGGAATCGACATCGACGACGAAAAACTCGTCCGGACCGAGCAGTTCCAGCCCTACCATCCCTTCGGCCCCGCCGAAACCCACCAGCAGTTCTCTGACTACGTCAGTCTCGCCGGGGGTAACGAGGTCGTCCAGCTTACCGTCGAGGATAGCGCGCCGATCGCCGACATGACCCTCGAGCGAGCCGGAACGAAGGGATTGCTCGAAGACGGGTTGCTCGTCGTCTCGATCGAGCGCGAGGATTCCGTACTCACCCCGACGGGCGACAGCGAAATACGGGCCGGCGACCTGCTCACGGTTCTCTCTCGGGACGGGATTACGGACCGCACGCTCGAGGTATTCGAAGCGGAGGGTGGCTAG